A single region of the Arthrobacter sp. zg-Y20 genome encodes:
- a CDS encoding Lsr2 family protein, whose translation MAQKVKIILVDDLDGGSADETVRFALDGSQYEIDLSKDNAKSLRDALKTYVDAGRKVGGRTGRPRSAGSARSNEAAQIREWARKNGYNVSERGRVNSEIIDAYRAAQG comes from the coding sequence ATGGCACAAAAGGTAAAAATCATTCTCGTGGACGACCTCGACGGTGGAAGTGCGGATGAGACCGTTCGGTTCGCCCTCGACGGGTCACAGTACGAGATTGATCTGTCGAAGGACAATGCGAAAAGTCTCCGCGATGCGCTGAAGACCTATGTAGATGCAGGCCGCAAGGTGGGTGGCCGCACCGGCCGTCCGCGCAGCGCCGGCTCCGCCCGCAGCAACGAAGCGGCGCAGATCCGCGAATGGGCCCGCAAGAACGGATACAACGTTTCCGAGCGCGGCCGCGTCAACAGCGAGATCATCGACGCCTACCGCGCCGCCCAGGGCTAG
- a CDS encoding ATP-dependent Clp protease ATP-binding subunit: protein MFERFTDRARRVVVLAQEEARMLNHNYIGTEHILLGLIHEGEGVAAKALESLGISLGAVREQVQEIIGQGQQAPTGHIPFTPRAKKVLELSLREALQLGHNYIGTEHILLGLIREGEGVAAQVLVKLGADLNRVRQQVIQLLSGYQGKEPVSTGGQQQEGQPAGSVVLDQFGRNLTQAAREAKLDPVIGREHEMERVMQVLSRRTKNNPVLIGEPGVGKTAVVEGLAQAIVRGDVPETLKDKQLYTLDLGSLVAGSRYRGDFEERLKKVLKEIRTRGDIILFIDEIHTLVGAGAAEGAIDAASILKPMLARGELQTIGATTLDEYRKHIEKDAALERRFQPIQVAEPSVAHAIEILKGLRDRYEAHHRVSITDAALASAATLAERYISDRFLPDKAIDLIDEAGARLRIRRMTAPPELKEIDERISALKMEKESAIDSQDFEGAASLRDKEQKLQDQRAEKERQWKSGGLDDIAEVDEELIAEVLANSTGIPVVKLNEEESTRLLRMEDELHKRVIGQDQAIKSISQAMRRTRAGLKDPKRPGGSFIFAGPTGVGKTELAKALAEFLFGDEDALITLDMSEYAEKHTVSRLFGAPPGYVGYEEGGQLTEKVRRKPFSVVLFDEVEKAHSDLFNSLLQILEDGRLTDAQGRMVDFKNTIIIMTTNLGTKDISKGVMTGFQSGTDTKTGYDRMRARVTEELRQHFRPEFLNRVDDTVVFPQLTQDEIVQIVDLFLDRLGKRLAEKGMSIELTPAAKVLLATRGYDPAMGARPLRRTIQREIEDQLSEKILFGEIKPGELISVDVEGEGDEAQFTFVGHGVPKAIEEANPAIEAGVGE, encoded by the coding sequence ATGTTTGAAAGATTTACCGACCGTGCCCGTCGCGTTGTCGTGCTTGCCCAAGAAGAGGCCCGCATGCTCAACCACAACTACATCGGCACCGAGCATATTTTGCTTGGCCTCATTCATGAGGGCGAAGGTGTTGCAGCTAAGGCCCTTGAATCCCTGGGCATCTCGCTTGGTGCTGTCCGTGAGCAGGTGCAGGAGATCATCGGTCAGGGCCAGCAGGCCCCGACCGGCCACATCCCCTTCACCCCGCGGGCCAAGAAGGTGCTGGAGCTCTCGCTCCGTGAAGCCCTGCAGCTCGGCCACAACTACATCGGTACCGAACACATCCTGCTCGGCCTGATCCGCGAAGGTGAAGGTGTTGCCGCGCAGGTCCTGGTCAAGCTCGGTGCCGACCTGAACCGTGTGCGCCAGCAGGTCATCCAGCTGCTGTCCGGCTACCAGGGCAAGGAGCCCGTCTCCACCGGCGGCCAGCAGCAGGAAGGCCAGCCCGCCGGATCCGTGGTGCTGGACCAGTTCGGCCGCAACCTCACACAGGCGGCGCGCGAAGCCAAGCTCGACCCGGTTATCGGGCGCGAGCACGAAATGGAACGCGTGATGCAGGTGCTCTCGCGCCGGACCAAGAACAACCCGGTCCTGATCGGTGAGCCCGGCGTCGGCAAGACCGCCGTCGTTGAAGGGCTCGCCCAGGCGATCGTGCGCGGCGACGTGCCCGAGACCCTGAAGGACAAGCAGCTTTACACCCTGGACCTGGGTTCCCTCGTTGCCGGCTCGCGTTACCGCGGCGACTTCGAGGAACGTCTGAAGAAGGTCCTCAAGGAAATCCGCACCCGCGGCGACATCATCCTGTTCATCGACGAAATCCACACCCTTGTAGGTGCCGGTGCCGCCGAGGGCGCAATCGATGCCGCTTCCATCCTGAAGCCAATGCTGGCCCGCGGCGAGCTGCAGACCATCGGTGCGACCACGCTGGACGAATACCGCAAGCACATCGAAAAGGATGCAGCCCTCGAGCGCCGCTTCCAGCCGATCCAGGTTGCCGAGCCCTCGGTGGCACACGCCATCGAGATCCTCAAGGGCCTGCGTGACCGCTACGAAGCGCACCACCGGGTATCCATCACCGACGCTGCGCTGGCCTCGGCCGCAACCCTGGCGGAACGGTACATCAGTGACCGCTTCCTCCCGGACAAGGCGATCGACCTGATCGATGAAGCCGGTGCCCGCCTGCGCATCCGCCGGATGACTGCGCCGCCGGAGCTGAAGGAAATCGATGAGCGGATCTCCGCCCTGAAGATGGAGAAGGAGTCGGCAATCGACTCCCAGGACTTCGAAGGTGCCGCCTCGCTGCGCGACAAGGAGCAGAAGCTCCAGGACCAGCGCGCCGAGAAGGAACGCCAGTGGAAGTCCGGCGGCCTGGATGACATTGCCGAGGTGGATGAAGAACTCATTGCCGAGGTGCTTGCCAACTCCACCGGCATCCCCGTCGTCAAGCTGAACGAGGAAGAGTCCACCCGACTGCTGCGGATGGAAGACGAACTGCACAAGCGCGTCATCGGCCAGGACCAGGCCATCAAGTCCATCTCGCAGGCCATGCGCCGCACGCGGGCCGGGCTGAAGGACCCCAAGCGTCCGGGCGGCTCGTTCATCTTCGCCGGCCCCACCGGCGTCGGCAAGACCGAGCTGGCCAAGGCACTCGCGGAGTTCCTGTTCGGAGACGAAGACGCCCTGATCACCCTGGATATGTCCGAGTACGCGGAGAAGCACACTGTGTCCCGCCTGTTCGGTGCCCCTCCGGGATATGTGGGCTACGAAGAGGGTGGCCAGCTGACCGAAAAGGTCCGCCGCAAGCCCTTCTCCGTGGTGCTGTTCGACGAAGTTGAAAAGGCCCACTCGGACCTGTTCAACTCGCTGCTGCAGATCCTCGAAGACGGCCGCCTGACGGATGCACAGGGCCGGATGGTGGACTTCAAGAACACCATCATCATCATGACGACCAACCTTGGCACCAAGGACATTTCCAAGGGCGTCATGACCGGCTTCCAGTCCGGCACGGACACCAAGACCGGTTACGACCGGATGCGGGCCCGGGTCACGGAAGAGCTGCGCCAGCACTTCCGCCCCGAGTTCCTCAACCGTGTGGATGACACCGTGGTGTTCCCGCAGCTGACCCAGGACGAGATTGTCCAGATTGTGGACCTCTTCCTGGACCGCCTGGGCAAGCGCCTGGCCGAGAAGGGCATGAGCATCGAGCTCACCCCGGCGGCCAAGGTGCTGTTGGCCACCCGCGGCTACGATCCCGCCATGGGTGCCCGTCCGTTGCGCCGGACCATCCAGCGCGAAATCGAGGACCAGCTGTCCGAGAAGATCCTCTTCGGGGAGATCAAGCCCGGCGAGCTGATTTCGGTGGACGTCGAGGGTGAAGGTGACGAAGCACAGTTCACCTTTGTTGGCCACGGCGTGCCGAAGGCCATCGAGGAAGCTAATCCTGCCATCGAGGCCGGCGTCGGGGAGTAA
- a CDS encoding amino-acid N-acetyltransferase produces MMSASQITVRRARTADVHDIRRLVAPLARERVLIAKEAVAYYEGLQEFRIAEDGDGNVIGCGALHVMWEDLAEVRTLATDPAARGQGVGHALLETLLGDALDIGVARVFCLTFEVEFFERHGFKVMENQNAVDPVVYSELLRSHDEGVAEFLDLARVKPNTLGNTRMIRWL; encoded by the coding sequence ATGATGTCCGCTTCGCAAATCACCGTCCGCCGTGCCCGAACCGCAGATGTCCATGACATCCGACGGCTCGTGGCGCCGCTGGCCCGCGAGCGGGTCCTGATTGCGAAGGAAGCGGTTGCCTACTACGAAGGGCTGCAGGAATTCCGGATCGCGGAGGACGGCGACGGCAACGTCATCGGCTGCGGAGCGTTGCACGTGATGTGGGAAGACCTTGCCGAGGTGCGCACACTGGCGACCGATCCCGCGGCCCGCGGACAAGGGGTGGGGCATGCCCTGCTGGAGACCTTGCTGGGGGATGCCCTGGATATTGGAGTGGCGCGCGTCTTCTGCCTGACCTTCGAGGTGGAGTTCTTCGAGCGGCACGGTTTCAAGGTCATGGAGAACCAGAATGCGGTGGATCCAGTGGTGTACTCCGAGCTGCTGCGCTCCCATGACGAGGGTGTTGCGGAGTTCCTGGATTTGGCCCGGGTGAAGCCCAACACCCTTGGAAATACGCGGATGATCCGCTGGCTCTAG